CACGATCATTCTCTTACTTTTTGGCGGTATGGTCTTCTTATTGCTTACGGGGATACCCATTGCCTTTGCCTTTCTCGTTGTCAACATGGTTGCGGCCTATTTCTTCCTGGGCGGGATACCAGGCCTTGTCGGGGTGGTGACAGGGGTTTTTACTTCCATTACAACCTTTACCCTGCTTCCTGTGCCCTTTTTCATCCTTATGGGAGAACTGATATTCCATACAGGCCTTGGCCTCGACGCGGTAAATGTGCTCGACAAATGGCTTGGCAAACTCCGGGGCAGGCT
This portion of the Pseudomonadota bacterium genome encodes:
- a CDS encoding TRAP transporter large permease subunit; amino-acid sequence: MEWYTIILLLFGGMVFLLLTGIPIAFAFLVVNMVAAYFFLGGIPGLVGVVTGVFTSITTFTLLPVPFFILMGELIFHTGLGLDAVNVLDKWLGKLRGRL